From Numida meleagris isolate 19003 breed g44 Domestic line chromosome 4, NumMel1.0, whole genome shotgun sequence, the proteins below share one genomic window:
- the SAG gene encoding S-arrestin isoform X2, with the protein MSCPESQKTGKNADSPPKQVIFKKSTRDKALTIYLGKRDFIDNIGSVEPVDGVVLVDPAMIKGKKVYVTLTCAFRYGQEDIDVIGLTFRRDLFFSRVQVYPPENKPESLSHLQESLLKKLGKNAYPFFFTFPDYLPCSVCLQPAPRDVDKSCGVDFEVKAFSAENLEERIHKRNSTRLLIRKVQYAPEEPGPQPCAETTWQFFMSNKPLHLKACLSKEVYYHGEPIPVTVIVTNSTEKTVKKIKVQVEQVANVVLYSSDFYTKVVAAEEAPEKVQPNSSLTTTLTVLPLLANNRQTREIALDGKLKDEDTNLASSTIIKDGIDKTVMGILVSYKVRVKLTVSGLLGDFTSSEVSTELPFRLMHPKPEEKNVTVMQRWYLRSLLVNS; encoded by the exons ATGAGCTGCCCTGAATCTCAGAAGACGGGGAAGAATGCTGATTCCCCTCCAAAACAAGTTATCTTCAAGAAAAGCACCCGTGACAAAGCA CTGACCATCTACCTGGGAAAGCGTGACTTCATTGACAACATAGGGAGCGTGGAACCTGTCG atgGTGTTGTATTGGTGGATCCTGCAATgatcaaggggaaaaaag TGTACGTGACTCTGACCTGTGCTTTCCGGTATGGCCAGGAGGACATCGATGTGATCGGCCTCACCTTCCGGCGGGACCTGTTCTTCTCTAGGGTCCAGGTGTACCCACCTGAAAACAAGCCAGAATCTCTCTCCCACTTGCAGGAATCTCTGTTAAAGAAGCTGGGGAAAAACGCTTACCcctttttctttaca TTCCCAGATTACCTGCCTTGTTCAGTCTGTTTGCAGCCTGCACCTCGTGATGTTGATAAG agctgtggggtggACTTCGAGGTGAAAGCTTTTTCAGCAGAGAATTTGGAAGAGAGAATTCATAAGAG gAACTCCACACGGCTGTTGATCCGTAAAGTGCAGTATGCTCCCGAAGAACCAGGACCCCAACCTTGCGCAGAGACCACGTGGCAGTTCTTCATGTCCAACAAGCCATTGCACCTGAAAGCTTGCCTCAGTAAAGAG GTGTACTACCATGGTGAGCCCATTCCAGTCACTGTCATAGTCAccaacagcacagagaaaacagtgaagaagATCAAAGTCCAGG TGGAGCAGGTTGCCAACGTGGTTCTGTACTCCAGTGACTTCTATACAAAAGTGGTAGCTGCTGAGGAAGCCCC GGAAAAGGTGCAGCCAAACAGCAGCCTGACAACGACACTGACGGTTTTGCCTTTGCTAGCTAACAACCGGCAGACCCGGGAAATAGCCCTGGACGGCAAGCTAAAGGATGAGGATACCAACTTAGCTTCTAGTACCAT TATTAAGGATGGAATAGACAAGACGGTGATGGGCATTCTGGTTTCATACAAGGTCAGAGTGAAGCTCACTGTTTCGGG CCTGCTGGGAGACTTCACATCCAG TGaagtgagcacagagctgccattTCGTCTCATGCACCCCAAACCTGAGGAAAAGAACGTAACAG
- the SAG gene encoding S-arrestin isoform X1, whose amino-acid sequence MSCPESQKTGKNADSPPKQVIFKKSTRDKALTIYLGKRDFIDNIGSVEPVDGVVLVDPAMIKGKKVYVTLTCAFRYGQEDIDVIGLTFRRDLFFSRVQVYPPENKPESLSHLQESLLKKLGKNAYPFFFTFPDYLPCSVCLQPAPRDVDKSCGVDFEVKAFSAENLEERIHKRNSTRLLIRKVQYAPEEPGPQPCAETTWQFFMSNKPLHLKACLSKEVYYHGEPIPVTVIVTNSTEKTVKKIKVQVEQVANVVLYSSDFYTKVVAAEEAPEKVQPNSSLTTTLTVLPLLANNRQTREIALDGKLKDEDTNLASSTIIKDGIDKTVMGILVSYKVRVKLTVSGLLGDFTSSEVSTELPFRLMHPKPEEKNVTGKDGDAEMVFEEFARQQLKDMGDEEENKNVSSTDE is encoded by the exons ATGAGCTGCCCTGAATCTCAGAAGACGGGGAAGAATGCTGATTCCCCTCCAAAACAAGTTATCTTCAAGAAAAGCACCCGTGACAAAGCA CTGACCATCTACCTGGGAAAGCGTGACTTCATTGACAACATAGGGAGCGTGGAACCTGTCG atgGTGTTGTATTGGTGGATCCTGCAATgatcaaggggaaaaaag TGTACGTGACTCTGACCTGTGCTTTCCGGTATGGCCAGGAGGACATCGATGTGATCGGCCTCACCTTCCGGCGGGACCTGTTCTTCTCTAGGGTCCAGGTGTACCCACCTGAAAACAAGCCAGAATCTCTCTCCCACTTGCAGGAATCTCTGTTAAAGAAGCTGGGGAAAAACGCTTACCcctttttctttaca TTCCCAGATTACCTGCCTTGTTCAGTCTGTTTGCAGCCTGCACCTCGTGATGTTGATAAG agctgtggggtggACTTCGAGGTGAAAGCTTTTTCAGCAGAGAATTTGGAAGAGAGAATTCATAAGAG gAACTCCACACGGCTGTTGATCCGTAAAGTGCAGTATGCTCCCGAAGAACCAGGACCCCAACCTTGCGCAGAGACCACGTGGCAGTTCTTCATGTCCAACAAGCCATTGCACCTGAAAGCTTGCCTCAGTAAAGAG GTGTACTACCATGGTGAGCCCATTCCAGTCACTGTCATAGTCAccaacagcacagagaaaacagtgaagaagATCAAAGTCCAGG TGGAGCAGGTTGCCAACGTGGTTCTGTACTCCAGTGACTTCTATACAAAAGTGGTAGCTGCTGAGGAAGCCCC GGAAAAGGTGCAGCCAAACAGCAGCCTGACAACGACACTGACGGTTTTGCCTTTGCTAGCTAACAACCGGCAGACCCGGGAAATAGCCCTGGACGGCAAGCTAAAGGATGAGGATACCAACTTAGCTTCTAGTACCAT TATTAAGGATGGAATAGACAAGACGGTGATGGGCATTCTGGTTTCATACAAGGTCAGAGTGAAGCTCACTGTTTCGGG CCTGCTGGGAGACTTCACATCCAG TGaagtgagcacagagctgccattTCGTCTCATGCACCCCAAACCTGAGGAAAAGAACGTAACAG
- the SAG gene encoding S-arrestin isoform X3 — MSCPESQKTGKNADSPPKQVIFKKSTRDKALTIYLGKRDFIDNIGSVEPVDGVVLVDPAMIKGKKVYVTLTCAFRYGQEDIDVIGLTFRRDLFFSRVQVYPPENKPESLSHLQESLLKKLGKNAYPFFFTFPDYLPCSVCLQPAPRDVDKSCGVDFEVKAFSAENLEERIHKRNSTRLLIRKVQYAPEEPGPQPCAETTWQFFMSNKPLHLKACLSKEVYYHGEPIPVTVIVTNSTEKTVKKIKVQVEQVANVVLYSSDFYTKVVAAEEAPEKVQPNSSLTTTLTVLPLLANNRQTREIALDGKLKDEDTNLASSTIIKDGIDKTVMGILVSYKVRVKLTVSGLLGDFTSSEVSTELPFRLMHPKPEEKNVTDLTVSVP, encoded by the exons ATGAGCTGCCCTGAATCTCAGAAGACGGGGAAGAATGCTGATTCCCCTCCAAAACAAGTTATCTTCAAGAAAAGCACCCGTGACAAAGCA CTGACCATCTACCTGGGAAAGCGTGACTTCATTGACAACATAGGGAGCGTGGAACCTGTCG atgGTGTTGTATTGGTGGATCCTGCAATgatcaaggggaaaaaag TGTACGTGACTCTGACCTGTGCTTTCCGGTATGGCCAGGAGGACATCGATGTGATCGGCCTCACCTTCCGGCGGGACCTGTTCTTCTCTAGGGTCCAGGTGTACCCACCTGAAAACAAGCCAGAATCTCTCTCCCACTTGCAGGAATCTCTGTTAAAGAAGCTGGGGAAAAACGCTTACCcctttttctttaca TTCCCAGATTACCTGCCTTGTTCAGTCTGTTTGCAGCCTGCACCTCGTGATGTTGATAAG agctgtggggtggACTTCGAGGTGAAAGCTTTTTCAGCAGAGAATTTGGAAGAGAGAATTCATAAGAG gAACTCCACACGGCTGTTGATCCGTAAAGTGCAGTATGCTCCCGAAGAACCAGGACCCCAACCTTGCGCAGAGACCACGTGGCAGTTCTTCATGTCCAACAAGCCATTGCACCTGAAAGCTTGCCTCAGTAAAGAG GTGTACTACCATGGTGAGCCCATTCCAGTCACTGTCATAGTCAccaacagcacagagaaaacagtgaagaagATCAAAGTCCAGG TGGAGCAGGTTGCCAACGTGGTTCTGTACTCCAGTGACTTCTATACAAAAGTGGTAGCTGCTGAGGAAGCCCC GGAAAAGGTGCAGCCAAACAGCAGCCTGACAACGACACTGACGGTTTTGCCTTTGCTAGCTAACAACCGGCAGACCCGGGAAATAGCCCTGGACGGCAAGCTAAAGGATGAGGATACCAACTTAGCTTCTAGTACCAT TATTAAGGATGGAATAGACAAGACGGTGATGGGCATTCTGGTTTCATACAAGGTCAGAGTGAAGCTCACTGTTTCGGG CCTGCTGGGAGACTTCACATCCAG TGaagtgagcacagagctgccattTCGTCTCATGCACCCCAAACCTGAGGAAAAGAACGTAACAG ACCTGACTGTATCTGTTCCCTAG